In Campylobacter showae, the genomic stretch TAGAAAATCTTTGCAGTCGTATTCTAAATTTATACCCTCAAACACGAGGTTTTCATCGTAGCCAAAGCTCAAATTTCGCACCGAAATGTCGCTCATAAAACGCTCACCTTACCCGAAATATAAAACATAAAAACGCCAAGCCCCAGCATCACCAAAAGCGCGGCAAACTCGCAGCAAGTCCGCAGCGCGCGAAATCTCATCGCGCCCTTTAGCTTAAAGCCGCAAACGGCCGCGAGAAATATCACTGCGCCCATGCCAAGGCCCATAAACACGCCGCTAGCAAGCCCGGCCGCGTAGCTGTTTAGGCTAAAAGCCAGCACGAAAACTAGCAGTGTGCCCGGACACGGCACTAGCGAACCTGCTAGCACCACCAGCCACTCGCTAGCGGTCTTTGGCGCCTCACTAGAGGCCCTACAGGCTGCGCAGCCGCACTCGCTCTCGTGGGCGATAGGGCTAAATTTGACGGAATTTACGCTCAAATTTGACGTGGAGTTTAAATTTGAGCCAAAAACTTTACTCACCTCGTTTGCGCCTTTTTCGTCCGAGACAGGTGCGGTGGCAAAGCTAAATTTAGGCTTTAGCGCCGTTTTTTTAAGCTTAGCGTAGATCATATAAAGGCTCACACAAACGATCGCTACGGCCGAAATTTTCGTCATCGCGCCCGCTATGTCGCTGACTTTGTTCGTCAAAAACGCGTTTAAAAAAACGTAGCTAAAAAGCACGAGCAAAAACGCTCCCGCCACGTGCGCGAATCCGACCTTCATCGCAAAAACTAGAGCGCGCGAGTAGCTGCCGCCGTTTGCGATGAAGTAGCTAGCCGTTAGCATCTTTGCATGACCGGGGCCAGCGGCGTGCAAAAATCCGTAAAAAAAGCTAACCGCAGCCAGCAGGGCGAAATTTAGCGCGTTTAGCTCGGCGCTATTTATCTTGATGAGCTCTTTTAGGCGCTCTAAAAACTGAAGGCTCATACCGGAAACCGAGTCAAATTTCGCCCTATCCTCGGCGTCGATTTGCTCTAAATTTTGCTTATTTTGCGCCTTAACCAGCGAGCTAAGCTCAGGCTTTGCAGGCTCTATTTTAGGCGCTTTTGAGGTCATCTCAAAAAATGCCGTGCTTAAATTTACGTTTGGCACGAGATAAATTTTATCCGTGAGCGCGTATGGCTGGGGCGAGTTTATTTTAAAGTTAAAAAATCCTTCGCGGTCAAAAACCTCGACCGTGACGACGCGGCCGTCCTTGACCGCCAAATTTAGCTCTAAAATATACTCGAAATTTAGCCTGCCCCCATCCAGATAAACCCGCTGCGAAAGCGTTTTGGCGTGCAAATTTACCGTCTCGCCCGCGCCGTCGTAGTAGCCCACGCTCGTTAGATACCCGCGCGGCACGATGTAGTCGAGCAGGGATTTTTGCACCTTCCACGCTTCGTTTTTGCTAAGCGCTTTATCGGCGTTTTCGTCGTAGCTTTGTAGTGTTAGTTCGGTGAAATTTTCAGAAAACGTCCAGGTTACGACGGCTGTTTTTATCATATCGCCCTGGACGTCAAATTTGACCGAGGCGTGCGCGGTCGGAGTGTAAAGCGAGCACAGAGCGCAGGCGTGCGCAAAGCTAAAAAAGGACGCAAAAAGCGCGAAAATAGCGAGTATGCGTCCAAATTTCATTTACAGGCTCTTTGCAAAAATTTGTGCCGTTTTGCGTAGCTCGGCGTCCCAATCAAGCGGCAGTTGATCGATCTCTACGACGCTAGCGCCGCTTTCTTTAGCGATGGTTTGCGCGGCTTTTTTAGAAAACTGCGGAGCGACGAAAATAACCTTCACGCCGTGCTCTTTGGCTTCCTCGATGAGCTCTTTTAGCTGGGCCGGTTTTGGCTCCTTGCCCTCCACTTCGATCGCGATTTGCTCCAGATCGTAGCGCTTAGCAAAGTAGGCCCAAGACGGGTGATATACGATAAATTCGCGGTTTTTGACGTTTGCTAGAGTGCTTTTGATAAAGCCGTCAAGCTCACCCAGCTGGGCTTCAAATTTAGCCAAATTCGCTTCGAAAAGCGCCTTGTTTTCAGGATATTTTTCGCTTAGCGCGGCGGCGATATTTTTAGCTTGGATTTTTACGGAAACGGGATCTAGCCAGATGTGTGGGTCAAATTCGCCGTGGTGATGCTCGTGATCGTGGTGATCGCGACCGGCATGCTCGTGTTTATGCTCGTGGTGGGCGTGTTCGTGCTTGGCGTCATGGTGATGATCGTGGTCCGCGTGCTCGTGGTGACCTTCAAATTTGATCTTTTCCACGCCCGCATCGGTTTTTACGATTTTAAGGTTTGGATATGATTTTTGAAATTTCGGCAACCAAGCCTCCTCAAACTCGATCCCGATAGCAAAATAAAGATCGCTTTTTTCAAGCGCGGTCATTTGTTTGGGTTTTGGTTCGTACGTATGCGGATCGGCTCCCTTGCCTACCATGACGTTTACCTCGACCGCGTCGCCCGCGATTTGCTTGACGAAATACTCCTGCGGCAAAATACTGACGCTAACTTGTCCTTTGGCGTATAGCGCGACTAAGCCCAAACATAAAAACGCGAAAATTTTTCTCATTTTTATCCTTTCCGTGTTAAAATTTGGGCGAAATTATATCAAAAGCAACTTAGTTGCAAATTAATTTTGCTCAGGGTATAATACCCTAAAATTCTTAACGCGGAGGAAAAATATGAGCGAAAATTTGGAAGAAAAAGCCGGTTTTGAGGAGCTTTTAACGAAAAATGATATCAAAATCACTCCACTTAGACTTGAGATCTTGCACATTTTACGCGCCGCCGCCGCACCGCTTAGCTATGATGAGATTTTGGCTCATATGGGCGCGAACAAAACCACGTTTTACCGCTGTATGGACCTTTTTGAAGCTAAGGGCATCGTGCTAAAAAGCGAAAATAACCGCAAAAATTTCTACGAACTTGAAAGCGGGGCAAAGGCGTATTTCGTCTGCGACGTCTGCCATAAGATGACTAATATCGACATGCCGCGCCTAAAACAAAATCACGTCAAAAGCGTCGTAGTTAAGGGCGTTTGCGACGACTGCTTTTAAAATTTACTCTTAAATTTGGCGATAAATTCCGAACTCAAATTTGCTTTACCGGCATTAAATTTAAAAAACGGCTTCCGAAAAAATTTCGCCGCAAATTTATAAAAAGCGATTGCTACGTCAAATTTAAAAATCAAATTTGACGCGGGTGATTTAAAACTAATCCTCGTAAAGCTTTGCGATCTCCGGCGGTATAGCGATCGGACGACCGCGCGCGAGATCATAAAATACGTAAGTCGTCACCGCGCTAGCAACCGGCGCTCCGTCTTTACTAAACTCGTAAAAACGCTTCGAGCAGCTTCTTTTTTCGGGCTGCGTCCAGGTTTTCACGCGCACCTTATCGCCCAAAAATAGCTGCCCGAGGTAGTCGATCTCGTGTCTGCGCACCATCCACGTGCGGTTTTGCGCGAGATTTGTCTCGATGAGATCACCCACGGCGTTTGAGTGCGCGTTTGCCGCTTCTTGCATCCAGATGACGTAGTGAGCGTTGTTTGCGTGATGATTCACGTCGATGGCGTCCTCGCCCACGATAAATTCGTAATAAAAAATTTTCATTTTCACTCCTAAAAACGCTAAAATTGTAGCAAAAATTTAAAGGCAAACAAAATGAAAGAGATGTGGGACAAAAAGGCGGCGAGCTATACGAGATTTACGGGCGAGCCTAGCGAATTTCAGAGGGGGCTTTACGCTAAAATCGAGGAGTTTGGCGTCAAATTTGAGGGCAAAAGCGTCGTGGATATCGGCTGCGGCACGGGCGTGCATACGCTGCTTTTAGCGCAAATTTGCCGCGAGATAACCGGCATGGATATCTCAGGCGAAATGCTAAAAGTCATGCTCGAAGACGCGGCTAAATTTAATATTTCAAATTTAACCGCCGTGCAAAGCGATTTTAAAAACTTTAATCCAAACCGCGTCTACGACGTGGCTTTTAGCACGATGAGTCCTGCGATCGCGGACGAAGAGGATTTTGTCAAATTTATAAATTTAGGCGAAAAAAGGGTCTATCTTTGGTGGAACAAACCGCGAAATTCAAGCGTTTTGGAGCTTTTTTACGAAGGCTCGCAGAGAGGGTGCTTTAAAGAAAAGGCAAATTTTTTCGAAGAGTACTTGCGCCGAGAAAATATCATTTTTAACTCCTGCGTGCTTGAAGAGTCTCGCGAACAAAAACGCACGCTTGAAGAGATGACGCAAAACGCGCTTTGGCATTTAGAAATAGCAAATTTTGCGCACGAGGAAAACGCGGTCAGATCGCGGCTAGAAAGCATCGCACAGGACGGCTACGTGACGGAAAAAATCGTCTCTTCAATGAAGCTTTTAGTTTTTTAAGATATAATCGCTTTATTTATTTAAAATTTAAAAAGGATTTTAGTTGCCGCGAGCGTTTTTGCAGATATTTTCGTGCGTTTTATGCTTCTTTTGCGTTCAAGCTTTCGCCGCTTCACACGTTTTATCTCCGGTCACCCAGCCCAAATTTGACGAACAAAAAGCCAGATTGGGCAAGGAGCTGTTTTTTGATGCGTCGATAAGTCCGAGCGGCACGCTGTCTTGCGAGAGATGCCACAGCCTTTACTGGGATTTAAGCGGCACGAGCAAAAAAAACGTAAAAATTTCCGCCGACGAGGAGATTAGCCCGCCAACTGCTCTAAACTCGGCATTAAATTTTATCTTTTTTAAAAACGGCGAGGTTAAGGATCTGGCTGGGCAGGTCAGACAGAGTCTAACGAGTAAAAATGAACTTGCCAGCGAGCCGAAATTTTTAATCCAGAAGATAAATCAAAACTCCGTTTATAGGAAAAAATTTGAAGAGCTTTACAAAAACGGGGTGAGCTTTGACAACATCGTCGACGCGTTGGTAAATTTTGAAAAAGCCCTCGTCACGCCAAACGCTAAATTCGACAAATTTATCAGCGGCGACGAGAGCGTTTTCGACGATGAGGAAAAGCGCGGATTTGAGCTATTTAAAAAAATCGGCTGCATAAACTGTCACAGCGGCGCGAATATGGGCGCAAACCTCTACTACGAGCTAAGGTTTCACGCAGATGGCAACAAAACCGGCCGCTACAAAGTGCCTAGCCTGCGAAACATCGAAAAAACCGCGCCGTACTTTTATGGCGGCGAGGTTATGGATCTAAAAGACACGATTAAAGACGTTGGCAAAATGCTTTTAAACTACGATCTAAGCGAGGAGCAGACACACGAGCTTTATAAATTTTTGCTGACTTTAAGCGGCGAAAAACCGGAAATTTTAAAATGAAACACAAGATAATCTTTCATAAAATTTTGTTTTTTACTATCGTTTGTATCGTATTTTTCGGTACCGTGATGACCTATAAGGCCACCAAAGACCTAGTAACTGCTTATGAGTGGAAAGGCACGATAGAAAGCGTAATGGACGCTAACGACGAGGCAAATTTCTTGCTCGAAAAAAGCCTTCTAGAGGCCGACTACGACGCGATCATGCGCCATACGGCTGAGTTTCAAAAGGCTCTAAAAAAGCTTGATTCAAGTAACCTGATCTCCTTTGAAAAGCTAGCGTTAAACGAAAAAACTTTTAGCGAGCTAGAGGAAGCGGTTGAAAAAAGAGTCGAGCTAACGGATAAATTTAACTCCGTTACGATAATGGCAAAGCTCGTTTATAACGAAATAATCTTAAAATTCGAGGCTTTAGACGGGCTGTATTTTAACGAGCTGATGTCGCAAATTTTGATGTTTAGATACGA encodes the following:
- a CDS encoding nickel/cobalt transporter, encoding MKFGRILAIFALFASFFSFAHACALCSLYTPTAHASVKFDVQGDMIKTAVVTWTFSENFTELTLQSYDENADKALSKNEAWKVQKSLLDYIVPRGYLTSVGYYDGAGETVNLHAKTLSQRVYLDGGRLNFEYILELNLAVKDGRVVTVEVFDREGFFNFKINSPQPYALTDKIYLVPNVNLSTAFFEMTSKAPKIEPAKPELSSLVKAQNKQNLEQIDAEDRAKFDSVSGMSLQFLERLKELIKINSAELNALNFALLAAVSFFYGFLHAAGPGHAKMLTASYFIANGGSYSRALVFAMKVGFAHVAGAFLLVLFSYVFLNAFLTNKVSDIAGAMTKISAVAIVCVSLYMIYAKLKKTALKPKFSFATAPVSDEKGANEVSKVFGSNLNSTSNLSVNSVKFSPIAHESECGCAACRASSEAPKTASEWLVVLAGSLVPCPGTLLVFVLAFSLNSYAAGLASGVFMGLGMGAVIFLAAVCGFKLKGAMRFRALRTCCEFAALLVMLGLGVFMFYISGKVSVL
- a CDS encoding metal ABC transporter solute-binding protein, Zn/Mn family — its product is MRKIFAFLCLGLVALYAKGQVSVSILPQEYFVKQIAGDAVEVNVMVGKGADPHTYEPKPKQMTALEKSDLYFAIGIEFEEAWLPKFQKSYPNLKIVKTDAGVEKIKFEGHHEHADHDHHHDAKHEHAHHEHKHEHAGRDHHDHEHHHGEFDPHIWLDPVSVKIQAKNIAAALSEKYPENKALFEANLAKFEAQLGELDGFIKSTLANVKNREFIVYHPSWAYFAKRYDLEQIAIEVEGKEPKPAQLKELIEEAKEHGVKVIFVAPQFSKKAAQTIAKESGASVVEIDQLPLDWDAELRKTAQIFAKSL
- a CDS encoding Fur family transcriptional regulator; this encodes MSENLEEKAGFEELLTKNDIKITPLRLEILHILRAAAAPLSYDEILAHMGANKTTFYRCMDLFEAKGIVLKSENNRKNFYELESGAKAYFVCDVCHKMTNIDMPRLKQNHVKSVVVKGVCDDCF
- a CDS encoding acyl-CoA thioesterase produces the protein MKIFYYEFIVGEDAIDVNHHANNAHYVIWMQEAANAHSNAVGDLIETNLAQNRTWMVRRHEIDYLGQLFLGDKVRVKTWTQPEKRSCSKRFYEFSKDGAPVASAVTTYVFYDLARGRPIAIPPEIAKLYED
- a CDS encoding class I SAM-dependent methyltransferase translates to MKEMWDKKAASYTRFTGEPSEFQRGLYAKIEEFGVKFEGKSVVDIGCGTGVHTLLLAQICREITGMDISGEMLKVMLEDAAKFNISNLTAVQSDFKNFNPNRVYDVAFSTMSPAIADEEDFVKFINLGEKRVYLWWNKPRNSSVLELFYEGSQRGCFKEKANFFEEYLRRENIIFNSCVLEESREQKRTLEEMTQNALWHLEIANFAHEENAVRSRLESIAQDGYVTEKIVSSMKLLVF
- a CDS encoding cytochrome-c peroxidase, whose translation is MPRAFLQIFSCVLCFFCVQAFAASHVLSPVTQPKFDEQKARLGKELFFDASISPSGTLSCERCHSLYWDLSGTSKKNVKISADEEISPPTALNSALNFIFFKNGEVKDLAGQVRQSLTSKNELASEPKFLIQKINQNSVYRKKFEELYKNGVSFDNIVDALVNFEKALVTPNAKFDKFISGDESVFDDEEKRGFELFKKIGCINCHSGANMGANLYYELRFHADGNKTGRYKVPSLRNIEKTAPYFYGGEVMDLKDTIKDVGKMLLNYDLSEEQTHELYKFLLTLSGEKPEILK